GAACAGTCGCCGAAGCCCTCCTTTTCCATCTGGCCCACCATGTGGAGCACGCGTCGCTTGCGCTCGGGCTCGCCCTGGGGCAGCAGCGCAAGGTGGGCCACTTTGGCGCCCACAAATAGCGATGCCGAGGCATTAGGGCAGGCCGCCACACAGGCGCCGCAGCCTATACATGCCGCAAAGTCGAACGCCGCCTCCGCCTTGTCTTTCTCGACGGGGATCGTGTTGGCATCCGGGGCGCTGCCCGTGTTGATCGACACGTATCCGCCGGCCTCGATGATGCGATCGAGCGCCGAGCGGTCCACGACAAGGTCGCGTATGACCGGGAATGCGTCAGCGCGCCAGGGCTCGACATCGATCGTGTCGCCGTTCTTGAATTCGCGCATGTGGAGCTGGCAGGTTGCCGTTCGTGCGCGCGGACCGTGCGCCTGGCCATTGATCATCATATTACATGATCCACAGATCCCCTCGCGGCA
The nucleotide sequence above comes from Rhodothermales bacterium. Encoded proteins:
- a CDS encoding succinate dehydrogenase/fumarate reductase iron-sulfur subunit — its product is MRIQLNVWRQAGPTVAGQFETYSLDDVSQDMSFLEMFDLLNETLIKEGKEPVEFDHDCREGICGSCNMMINGQAHGPRARTATCQLHMREFKNGDTIDVEPWRADAFPVIRDLVVDRSALDRIIEAGGYVSINTGSAPDANTIPVEKDKAEAAFDFAACIGCGACVAACPNASASLFVGAKVAHLALLPQGEPERKRRVLHMVGQMEKEGFGDCSNHGECEAVCPKGISIAGIALMRREYMKALIG